The nucleotide window TGCAAGTGTTTGACGGACGTATTATAAACTCAACCCGTTCGACATGTTGCTTTGATCAGACAATATGAAAATGCTGATGTTTCTTAAAATATGGTTTGGATTGGATATACTAGAAAAACGATGAAGAACAGATCATGatcattgttttcaaaatttgGAAACTGAAAAGAGTAGTGAAATGAAGTTCTTTGACACCAAAATACTCAAGTCTGAGATTATAAGAGTTGCAAAAAGTAATGAGACAAACGCCAAGAAAAAAAGGTTTACGTTCTGCAGAAAAATCTGAAATTAACATCAAGAAATAGCCACTAGCCGAAAACACACAAAAGTGAGAAGATATGGTTTAAAACTATTCAGCGTTTGCCACCACCACCTCCCAGCTTGGGACCTCCCTTGGCAGCAGCCTTAGGGATCTTGGCCTGAATCTTCTGTTGCTTTGAAGCAAATTCAGCCTTCTTTGCCTTCTTCTCATCTTTAGTCTTCTTGATTCTCTCCTTGATATCACTGTAAAATCATCACAAGTCAAATCAGTTTTTAGAAATCAACCAATTATTCCAACTGAATGAAAATGAGAAAGACAGAAAGAAACTGACCGAAGGGCAGCTTCTCTTGCTGCATCACGAACTTCAGGCTTCTCAGCTCTCTTCTTCTGAATCACTTCCAAGGTAGCACCAACAATGGACCTTGAGTACGGCTTC belongs to Brassica rapa cultivar Chiifu-401-42 chromosome A07, CAAS_Brap_v3.01, whole genome shotgun sequence and includes:
- the LOC103850277 gene encoding 60S ribosomal protein L24-2, coding for MVLKTELCRFSGHKIYPGRGIRFIRSDSQVFLFINSKCKHYFHNKLKPSKLAWTTMYRKQHKKDAAQEAVKKRRRATKKPYSRSIVGATLEVIQKKRAEKPEVRDAAREAALRDIKERIKKTKDEKKAKKAEFASKQQKIQAKIPKAAAKGGPKLGGGGGKR